The following proteins come from a genomic window of Sorghum bicolor cultivar BTx623 chromosome 3, Sorghum_bicolor_NCBIv3, whole genome shotgun sequence:
- the LOC8069579 gene encoding lisH domain and HEAT repeat-containing protein KIAA1468 isoform X2: MAAVGVGAADERWASLCNCVVNFLLEERYHLTALELMQELQEDGRSAHALRLRAFFSDPALFPPDLVARASSAPPGADPQILLQEKIAAEEKLALVEYDLRLAKEDLSQFKLDLQKQKESSPDDSNGLLLGASIREGSTSQQDKWDTKISALGPLKDNERKDLNCAVKEYLLLAGYRFAAMTFIEEVPDQDLDVWPNSSACVPDALRRYYYQYLSSSAEAAEEKISILQENETLLKDNERLNAENDSLMKSREGANSQVTALRKSLEAAHRDIKDKEKMIQDLRQSLDVQRKELNDCRAEITALKMYIEGTQSSKQLFVGTSDGVKLHSIANSVGASSLNNEDEDSKGSEAVTKKLASAVNITDDTQKDRQVLESSVEGSSISETPVSFTTDENGSYDTSEKDKSASNISSNNVCFQSNLHGASMTGKSQGSSDGISMYLSIEKLESPSKQKCSDKMALETIKIVSDALPKIVPYVLINHREELLPLIICAIEKHPDSDVRDSLTHTLFNLIKRPDGEQRHIIMDACVELAKSIGEMRTETELLPQCWEQINHQYEERRLLVAQSCGELAIYVRPEIRDSLILSIVQQLVEDAAVIVREAATHNLALLLPMFPNLDKYYKVEELMFQLVCDPSGAVVEVALKELVPAVVTWGDKLDQISRVLLAHILASAQRCPPISGVEGTIDSHLRVLGEQERWNIGVLLRMLTELLPFIHQKAIQTCPFASVNPSSTPENFSASCLKSYAAGDSEWSAFEWMHTDCLPNLIKLACLLPVKEDNLRTIITKYLLEVSGLYGKDYLEHIMLPVFLVAAGDIDSGDFTYFPLSIQPKVRGLRPKTSTAEKLAIMCVFPLLLSGILGSPSSRQQLEEYLRKVLIQNTKDGSFSMHHTTEIINAVRFLCLFVEHHSVIFNVLWEMVVSSGTCLKINAAALLRALVPYTDVKVASTHILPALVTLGSDQNLKVKYASIDAFGAVAQHFKNDMVVDKIRIQMDAFLEDGSHEASISVIRALAVAVPHSTDRLREYLLTKIFNMTSITPVSDDIERRCERANVLCEALRALDATDLPAMGVRDLLLPSIQNLLKDLDALDPAHKEALEIISRERSGGTLESISKVMGAHLGIASSVSSFFGESSLLTKKEGGEEHDPAGPTVPEPNLQAQPESTRFGRIMRSGFGDILRGQSKG; the protein is encoded by the exons ATGGCAGCGGTGGGCGTAGGTGCAGCGGACGAGCGGTGGGCTTCGTTGTGCAACTGCGTGGTGAACTTCTTGCTGGAGGAGCGGTATCACCTCACGGCGCTAGAGCTAATGCAGGAGCTCCAGGAGGACGGCCGCTCCGCGCACGCCCTCCGCCTCCGCGCCTTCTTCTCCGATCCAGCGCTCTTCCCGCCCGATCTCGTCGCCCGCGCATCCTCTGCGCCGCCCG GAGCTGATCCACAGATTTTGCTACAAGAGAAAATAGCAGCAGAAGAAAAGTTGGCACTCGTGGAGTATGATCTGCGCCTAGCCAAAGAAGACCTTTCACAGTTCAAGCTTGACTTGCAAAAACAAAAAGAATCATCTCCTGATGATTCAAATG GGCTCCTTTTGGGTGCTTCTATACGTGAAGGATCTACTAGCCAACAAGACAAATGGGATACGAAAATTTCAGCATTAGGCCCTCTAAAGGATAATGAGCGAAAAGATCTTAACTGTGCTGTAAAAGAATACTTGCTTTTGGCAGGGTATCGATTTGCTGCTATGACATTCATTGAGGAG GTTCCTGATCAAGACCTTGatgtttggccaaacagttCAGCATGTGTCCCTGATGCCCTTCGTCGTTATTACTATCAGTACCTTTCATCTAGTGCAGAGGCTGCGGAG GAAAAAATATCCATACTTCAGGAAAATGAAACGTTACTTAAGGACAATGAACGACTCAATGCTGAAAATGATTCCTTGATGAAGAGCAGGGAAGGAGCTAATAGTCAGGTTACCGCTTTAAGAAAGTCTTTGGAAGCTGCACATAGAGATATAAAAGACAAGGAAAAAATG ATTCAAGACTTGAGGCAGTCACTGGATGTCCAGAGGAAGGAGCTGAATGACTGCAGAGCTGAAATTACAGCCCTGAAGATGTACATTGAAGGGACTCAATCAAGTAAGCAATTGTTTGTTGGAACTAGTGATGGTGTGAAGTTGCATTCCATTGCTAATTCTGTGGgcgcatcatcattgaataatGAAGATGAGGACTCAAAAGGATCTGAAGCCGTAACAAAGAAGCTAGCATCGGCAGTAAATATTACTGATGATACACAGAAAGATCGCCAAGTTCTAGAAAGTAGTGTTGAAGGTTCCTCAATTTCAGAAACTCCAGTTTCTTTCACAACTGATGAGAATGGCAGCTATGATACTTCAGAAAAAGATAAATCTGCATCAAATATCTCATCGAACAATGTATGTTTTCAGAGTAATCTGCATGGAGCTTCCATGACTGGTAAAAGCCAGGGGAGTTCAGATGGCATATCCATGTATTTATCTATTGAGAAACTAGAGAGCCCAAGTAAACAAAAATGTTCAGATAAGATG GCTTTGGAGACTATAAAGATAGTTTCAGATGCACTTCCAAAGATTGTTCCTTATGTGCTCATAAACCATCGTGAG GAACTTCTTCCATTGATCATATGTGCTATAGAAAAGCATCCAGATAGCGATGTACGAGATTCCTTGACTCATACATTGTTTAACCTGATAAAACGGCCTGATGGAGAACAGAGACACATCATAATGGAT GCTTGTGTAGAATTAGCAAAGAGCATTGGTGAGATGAGGACAGAAACTGAGCTACTTCCACAATGTTGGGAACAG ATAAACCACCAATATGAGGAGCGTAGATTGCTTGTTGCCCAGTCGTGTGGAGAACTTGCCATTTATGTCCGTCCAGAGATACGAGATTCCCTCATTTTATCCATTGTGCAACAACTCGTTGAGGATGCTGCAGTTATTGTAAGGGAAGCTGCAACACATAACCTGGCATTGCTTCTTCCTATGTTTCCAAACCTGGACAAATATTATAAG GTTGAGGAGTTAATGTTCCAATTGGTCTGTGACCCATCTGGGGCAGTTGTGGAAGTTGCACTGAAGGAACTTGTTCCTGCTGTAGTAACATGGGGAGATAAACTTGATCAGATATCAAGAGTGCTATTGGCTCATATCCTGGCATCTGCTCAG CGGTGTCCACCTATTTCAGGTGTTGAAGGTACAATAGACTCTCATCTTCGTGTTTTAGGAGAACAAGAGCGCTGGAATATTGGTGTCCTTCTTCGAATGTTGACTGAGTTGCTACCATTTATTCATCAGAAAGCTATACAGACTTGTCCCTTTGCATCAGTCAATCCGAGTTCTACACCAGAAAACTTCTCAGCATCCTGCCTAAAATCATATGCAGC AGGTGACTCAGAGTGGTCAGCATTTGAGTGGATGCACACTGATTGCCTGCCGAATTTGATCAAGCTTGCCTGCTTGTTGCCTGTGAAAGAAGATAACTTAAGAACCATTATCACAAAG TACCTCTTGGAAGTATCTGGACTCTATGGCAAAGATTATCTGGAGCACATTATGCTACCTGTATTTCTTGTAGCAGCTGGTGATATTGATAGTGGCGATTTTACCTATTTTCCTCTATCAATCCAGCCAAAAGTCCGTG GCTTGCGGCCGAAAACTTCAACTGCTGAAAAACTTGCCATCATGTGTGTCTTCCCATTATTGTTATCTGGTATTTTGGGTTCTCCTTCCAGTCGTCAACAGTTGGAAGAATATCTGAGAAAAGTACTTATCCAAAACACCAAGGATGGTTCATTTTCTATGCATCATACTACTGAGATCATTAATGCAGTTCGGTTTCTTTG CTTATTTGTGGAGCACCATAGTGTCATCTTTAACGTTTTGTGGGAGATGGTTGTGAGCTCTGGTACCTGCCTGAAAATAAATGCTGCGGCTCTACTGAGAGCACTT GTACCCTACACTGATGTGAAAGTAGCATCAACTCATATTTTGCCAGCACTTGTTACTCTTGGCTCTGatcaaaacttgaaagtaaaatATGCTAGTATAGATGCATTTGGAGCTGTTGCTCAGCATTTCAAAAATGACATG GTTGTTGACAAAATACGCATTCAAATGGATGCTTTTCTTGAAGATGGATCGCATGAAGCTTCTATTTCTGTTATTCGTGCACTTGCAGTAGCTGTGCCTCATTCAACAGATAGGCTACGTGAAT ATCTTTTAACCAAGATATTTAACATGACAAGCATCACACCTGTCAGCGATGATATTGAACGGCGTTGTGAAAGAGCAAATGTACTCTGTGAAGCACTCCGGGCTCTGGATGCTACAG ATCTTCCTGCTATGGGTGTACGTGATCTGCTTCTGCCATCAATACAGAATTTGTTAAAAGATCTCGATGCTCTAGACCCTGCGCACAAGGAGGCTTTAGAAATCATAAGCCGGGAAAGGTCAGGGGGTACGCTGGAAAGCATCAGCAAGGTAATGGGGGCACATCTTGGGATTGCATCATCGGTCAGCAGTTTCTTTGGTGAGAGCAGTCTCCTCACAAAGAAAGAAGGTGGCGAGGAACATGACCCTGCTGGCCCCACCGTGCCTGAGCCAAACCTGCAGGCTCAGCCAGAGAGCACGAGGTTTGGTCGCATAATGAGGAGCGGCTTTGGAGACATATTGCGAGGTCAAAGCAAAGGATAG
- the LOC8069579 gene encoding lisH domain and HEAT repeat-containing protein KIAA1468 homolog isoform X5 — MAAVGVGAADERWASLCNCVVNFLLEERYHLTALELMQELQEDGRSAHALRLRAFFSDPALFPPDLVARASSAPPGADPQILLQEKIAAEEKLALVEYDLRLAKEDLSQFKLDLQKQKESSPDDSNGLLLGASIREGSTSQQDKWDTKISALGPLKDNERKDLNCAVKEYLLLAGYRFAAMTFIEEVPDQDLDVWPNSSACVPDALRRYYYQYLSSSAEAAEEKISILQENETLLKDNERLNAENDSLMKSREGANSQVTALRKSLEAAHRDIKDKEKMIQDLRQSLDVQRKELNDCRAEITALKMYIEGTQSSKQLFVGTSDGVKLHSIANSVGASSLNNEDEDSKGSEAVTKKLASAVNITDDTQKDRQVLESSVEGSSISETPVSFTTDENGSYDTSEKDKSASNISSNNVCFQSNLHGASMTGKSQGSSDGISMYLSIEKLESPSKQKCSDKMALETIKIVSDALPKIVPYVLINHREELLPLIICAIEKHPDSDVRDSLTHTLFNLIKRPDGEQRHIIMDACVELAKSIGEMRTETELLPQCWEQINHQYEERRLLVAQSCGELAIYVRPEIRDSLILSIVQQLVEDAAVIVREAATHNLALLLPMFPNLDKYYKVEELMFQLVCDPSGAVVEVALKELVPAVVTWGDKLDQISRVLLAHILASAQVLKKAIQTCPFASVNPSSTPENFSASCLKSYAAGDSEWSAFEWMHTDCLPNLIKLACLLPVKEDNLRTIITKYLLEVSGLYGKDYLEHIMLPVFLVAAGDIDSGDFTYFPLSIQPKVRGLRPKTSTAEKLAIMCVFPLLLSGILGSPSSRQQLEEYLRKVLIQNTKDGSFSMHHTTEIINAVRFLCLFVEHHSVIFNVLWEMVVSSGTCLKINAAALLRALVCVLYMKDSVIFYAFYDIRFCFNVQVPYTDVKVASTHILPALVTLGSDQNLKVKYASIDAFGAVAQHFKNDMVVDKIRIQMDAFLEDGSHEASISVIRALAVAVPHSTDRLREYLLTKIFNMTSITPVSDDIERRCERANVLCEALRALDATDLPAMGVRDLLLPSIQNLLKDLDALDPAHKEALEIISRERSGGTLESISKVMGAHLGIASSVSSFFGESSLLTKKEGGEEHDPAGPTVPEPNLQAQPESTRFGRIMRSGFGDILRGQSKG, encoded by the exons ATGGCAGCGGTGGGCGTAGGTGCAGCGGACGAGCGGTGGGCTTCGTTGTGCAACTGCGTGGTGAACTTCTTGCTGGAGGAGCGGTATCACCTCACGGCGCTAGAGCTAATGCAGGAGCTCCAGGAGGACGGCCGCTCCGCGCACGCCCTCCGCCTCCGCGCCTTCTTCTCCGATCCAGCGCTCTTCCCGCCCGATCTCGTCGCCCGCGCATCCTCTGCGCCGCCCG GAGCTGATCCACAGATTTTGCTACAAGAGAAAATAGCAGCAGAAGAAAAGTTGGCACTCGTGGAGTATGATCTGCGCCTAGCCAAAGAAGACCTTTCACAGTTCAAGCTTGACTTGCAAAAACAAAAAGAATCATCTCCTGATGATTCAAATG GGCTCCTTTTGGGTGCTTCTATACGTGAAGGATCTACTAGCCAACAAGACAAATGGGATACGAAAATTTCAGCATTAGGCCCTCTAAAGGATAATGAGCGAAAAGATCTTAACTGTGCTGTAAAAGAATACTTGCTTTTGGCAGGGTATCGATTTGCTGCTATGACATTCATTGAGGAG GTTCCTGATCAAGACCTTGatgtttggccaaacagttCAGCATGTGTCCCTGATGCCCTTCGTCGTTATTACTATCAGTACCTTTCATCTAGTGCAGAGGCTGCGGAG GAAAAAATATCCATACTTCAGGAAAATGAAACGTTACTTAAGGACAATGAACGACTCAATGCTGAAAATGATTCCTTGATGAAGAGCAGGGAAGGAGCTAATAGTCAGGTTACCGCTTTAAGAAAGTCTTTGGAAGCTGCACATAGAGATATAAAAGACAAGGAAAAAATG ATTCAAGACTTGAGGCAGTCACTGGATGTCCAGAGGAAGGAGCTGAATGACTGCAGAGCTGAAATTACAGCCCTGAAGATGTACATTGAAGGGACTCAATCAAGTAAGCAATTGTTTGTTGGAACTAGTGATGGTGTGAAGTTGCATTCCATTGCTAATTCTGTGGgcgcatcatcattgaataatGAAGATGAGGACTCAAAAGGATCTGAAGCCGTAACAAAGAAGCTAGCATCGGCAGTAAATATTACTGATGATACACAGAAAGATCGCCAAGTTCTAGAAAGTAGTGTTGAAGGTTCCTCAATTTCAGAAACTCCAGTTTCTTTCACAACTGATGAGAATGGCAGCTATGATACTTCAGAAAAAGATAAATCTGCATCAAATATCTCATCGAACAATGTATGTTTTCAGAGTAATCTGCATGGAGCTTCCATGACTGGTAAAAGCCAGGGGAGTTCAGATGGCATATCCATGTATTTATCTATTGAGAAACTAGAGAGCCCAAGTAAACAAAAATGTTCAGATAAGATG GCTTTGGAGACTATAAAGATAGTTTCAGATGCACTTCCAAAGATTGTTCCTTATGTGCTCATAAACCATCGTGAG GAACTTCTTCCATTGATCATATGTGCTATAGAAAAGCATCCAGATAGCGATGTACGAGATTCCTTGACTCATACATTGTTTAACCTGATAAAACGGCCTGATGGAGAACAGAGACACATCATAATGGAT GCTTGTGTAGAATTAGCAAAGAGCATTGGTGAGATGAGGACAGAAACTGAGCTACTTCCACAATGTTGGGAACAG ATAAACCACCAATATGAGGAGCGTAGATTGCTTGTTGCCCAGTCGTGTGGAGAACTTGCCATTTATGTCCGTCCAGAGATACGAGATTCCCTCATTTTATCCATTGTGCAACAACTCGTTGAGGATGCTGCAGTTATTGTAAGGGAAGCTGCAACACATAACCTGGCATTGCTTCTTCCTATGTTTCCAAACCTGGACAAATATTATAAG GTTGAGGAGTTAATGTTCCAATTGGTCTGTGACCCATCTGGGGCAGTTGTGGAAGTTGCACTGAAGGAACTTGTTCCTGCTGTAGTAACATGGGGAGATAAACTTGATCAGATATCAAGAGTGCTATTGGCTCATATCCTGGCATCTGCTCAG GTGTTGAAG AAAGCTATACAGACTTGTCCCTTTGCATCAGTCAATCCGAGTTCTACACCAGAAAACTTCTCAGCATCCTGCCTAAAATCATATGCAGC AGGTGACTCAGAGTGGTCAGCATTTGAGTGGATGCACACTGATTGCCTGCCGAATTTGATCAAGCTTGCCTGCTTGTTGCCTGTGAAAGAAGATAACTTAAGAACCATTATCACAAAG TACCTCTTGGAAGTATCTGGACTCTATGGCAAAGATTATCTGGAGCACATTATGCTACCTGTATTTCTTGTAGCAGCTGGTGATATTGATAGTGGCGATTTTACCTATTTTCCTCTATCAATCCAGCCAAAAGTCCGTG GCTTGCGGCCGAAAACTTCAACTGCTGAAAAACTTGCCATCATGTGTGTCTTCCCATTATTGTTATCTGGTATTTTGGGTTCTCCTTCCAGTCGTCAACAGTTGGAAGAATATCTGAGAAAAGTACTTATCCAAAACACCAAGGATGGTTCATTTTCTATGCATCATACTACTGAGATCATTAATGCAGTTCGGTTTCTTTG CTTATTTGTGGAGCACCATAGTGTCATCTTTAACGTTTTGTGGGAGATGGTTGTGAGCTCTGGTACCTGCCTGAAAATAAATGCTGCGGCTCTACTGAGAGCACTTGTATGTGTACTGTACATGAAAGATTCAGTGATCTTCTATGCTTTTTATGATATTCGTTTTTGCTTTAACGTACAGGTACCCTACACTGATGTGAAAGTAGCATCAACTCATATTTTGCCAGCACTTGTTACTCTTGGCTCTGatcaaaacttgaaagtaaaatATGCTAGTATAGATGCATTTGGAGCTGTTGCTCAGCATTTCAAAAATGACATG GTTGTTGACAAAATACGCATTCAAATGGATGCTTTTCTTGAAGATGGATCGCATGAAGCTTCTATTTCTGTTATTCGTGCACTTGCAGTAGCTGTGCCTCATTCAACAGATAGGCTACGTGAAT ATCTTTTAACCAAGATATTTAACATGACAAGCATCACACCTGTCAGCGATGATATTGAACGGCGTTGTGAAAGAGCAAATGTACTCTGTGAAGCACTCCGGGCTCTGGATGCTACAG ATCTTCCTGCTATGGGTGTACGTGATCTGCTTCTGCCATCAATACAGAATTTGTTAAAAGATCTCGATGCTCTAGACCCTGCGCACAAGGAGGCTTTAGAAATCATAAGCCGGGAAAGGTCAGGGGGTACGCTGGAAAGCATCAGCAAGGTAATGGGGGCACATCTTGGGATTGCATCATCGGTCAGCAGTTTCTTTGGTGAGAGCAGTCTCCTCACAAAGAAAGAAGGTGGCGAGGAACATGACCCTGCTGGCCCCACCGTGCCTGAGCCAAACCTGCAGGCTCAGCCAGAGAGCACGAGGTTTGGTCGCATAATGAGGAGCGGCTTTGGAGACATATTGCGAGGTCAAAGCAAAGGATAG